In the genome of Gymnogyps californianus isolate 813 chromosome 23, ASM1813914v2, whole genome shotgun sequence, the window GTGGTTTCTACTTTTTGTATATGAAAACAGTGGAGCGTCTCAGATTTGCCACCTCCATTACAGTACCGCTTCGGCCGTTTTGTATTTATCGGTGATACAACCCAATAAACCTCGTTTCAATGAGTCTCAGCTCTTAGTGTGTTTCTGGCGCAGAGTCCTCGAACCTCAGCTGTCCTTCCCACGGGTTCAGCGTTTTCGTaagccctctcccctccaggaGAGGGCCGTGAACCGGGGGGTTAGTGCCAACTCACCAGGTACCTCCAGCATCCCAACAAACCTTTCCTGCTCCCAGAAAGGTGGGATCAGTCTTTCCAGGGAATAAGCGAAGAGGAAGGAGTCCAAGACTTACCTCGCTGCCCACGAACAACACTGCGCTTAAGGTTTGCCACCCTGCCCGAGGCATCGCAACCCCAGGTACGGTTAATGCTCAGTGGATAATTAGAGCTTGCAAACAAACTCGTTAGAGGACTATAGTTGTAGTGTCAGGTTGATGTAGTCAGGAAACAGAGTCAGGAAGCTGAACAGGTTTTGTTCGGGCAGGAAAGTAAGAGACCTGCTTACTTCTAAGCTGAGTTGGTGATGCATGTAGCAGTTGCGTCTTAGCTAAACTCAGGGAGAAAGCCAGCACTGACCCTGCTCTGTAAGGACAAAAGGGAGCTCACACCACAAGCGCTTTAATAAACGGTGCCTGGGGGCAGCTCTCCTTTTCCGGGAGAAGTGAAAAACATGCTTAGTAATAATTCTAGGACACAagtagggggttttttttgtcttctcgTACTTTATTTAGAGTTAGCCTGCCTTATTCACTAAGTACTTGCACACTTTACAATACAGTCCAGGCAACCTCCTGTGTGCCCCGTGTAGACACCAAGAGCCCCCACCCCCTTGTTCTttggttagaaaaaaaaaaaaggcttttaaaaaaaaatatcaccaTCCAAATAGCAAAAAACCAGCTTAGCTGCACACTAGAAGAACATGTTACAACAGATCTGCCACTGCCCAGGGCCTGGCGCAGGCCGAGAGCAGAcatatggctttttttttttttcttcaagtaacTTCTTCTACAGAAGAGCTTAACTCAAACTAAACATCCAGCGTTGAGTAGAAGACTTCAGCGCGAGTCAAACGCGAGCAGTCCGGGCAGACTGAGCATTTGTGAGATCAGAACCATGAAGGCCATTGCTTTTGCACCGTGGAGCAGCGCTCTACCTCCCACGGGACTGCGAACGCCACACCGAGCTCCCAGGGGAGCTGCGCGCCCAGGATCCCGACCCCTGCCTAGTCCCTGCAAGAGCAGGGCCGGCTTCCTAGAAGAGCTAGCTTAAACATAAAGCAGCTTTGCTAGCACGAGTAGGCCAGGAGCATAGATGATTACACCTTAGTATGACCAACGTGCATATGCTTCAGCTTCCAATAAATACCTATGACCTCAGAATAGGAAATTCCACTTccaatacaataaataaaaatattgcattttctaTCGGCCTGTTTGGGAGTCAGTTTGGAATGTCGTTTTCAGTGCTAAAGGGAGTCCCACGTTAAGCTGTTAACGCTTCCAGCTCTTTGGGTTTCAACAGCTTCTTGGCCGCGATGATGGTGTTCTTCATCAGCATGGCAACTGTCATGGGCCCAACTCCCCCAGGGACCGGCGTGATGTAGCTGGCTTTCTTCTTCACCCCTGCAGGAAGGAAAGCTAGAGCTTGGCATGCACGTCAAGAGCAGCGACGCTTATCAAGCTGGCCGGCCAGTACGAAGCTGTAACCGGTCTAACATTGCTCAGATTCCTTCAAGATGACCAGCTAAGGGATAGTCGTTCCTCAAGGTGGACTTTTCTCCCCTGTTAtccagggcaggggagagcaCGTCTGTCCCTCCCTGCTACTGAGCAAGCTTAACTGCAAAGCCCaagctggggggaaaaagcGAAAAGCAAGGTCTAATAGCTGGATTTCTAGCACAGAAGTGTCAAGTCCAAGACTAGCTGCGGGCTTCACACATCCCCTTGAGGGCAGCCACAATAAAGTACTGACGATCTGAACATtcaccctctctctctctctcccaggAGGAGGTTCCAGTGTCTTTCACCAGGCACCCGGAGGTGCCGGGCTCATCGCAACAGCCCGTCCGGGCGCCGCTGCAGCTAAGTGGTGAGCAAGGCCAGCAAATAGCAAGCCAGAAGGTAAgttctgcatgtttttatttaaaagcaggagTACGAGTGATGAATTGGAGTAGAGGCAAAGCGACCTAACTGCCTGGGGTCAGGATGAGTCTCCTCTGCCTCACAGCATACAGCTTTCCCGTGGCATATTACAGGACGGCTGCACCCTTGCATATGGTACAATATTGAATGCACCAAGCAAGAGAACAGAAGCGTTGGTCTGCATCCTGCATGAACCAGgactttctcctccccttctcaGCACCCTAGACGTTTAATGCTCAAGGAACCAGACGCAGAGCCTTTCCATACCTTCAAAATCCACATCCCCAACCAGCCTCGATTTGGCAGTGACAGGATCCTGCACTCTCGTTATTCCCACATCAATAACTGCAGCTCCTTCTTTGATCATATCGGCTGTGATCAGATTGGGTATgcctgcaagaagaaaaaacagaaagccacACGCTCACGGTGGTGCTAGAAcagcccccctgctccccctcgCCCCATCTTCACCTGATGTTTTGACCTACCTGGGCCTTCCTGCCTCACAAACGCAAATCTACCCACAGTTGCACAATCCTGCGCTACTCCTTGATCTTCAGCTCCGTCAGGAATTTGAGTGATTTACTTATAACCTCAGAGCGTAAAGAACTGGAATCCACCCCCAGAAAGAGGTCTGGCAAAGCAGCTGGGACCCAAGCATCCTCTGCAAGTTGACACCTTAAAGCTTGAAGTCTGCCGCTGTGTTTGTTCCCGCAGCTCCAGCAACGTTTTTGCACCCGCGCTAAGTCGGCAAGCTGGAGCAGTGCCCGAGACCACCAGAACCCAGCTTGGCAGAGGCACTGGCTTCACCCAGGGGCTGTAAAACCCCGCCGTGtgacagggagaggagaggggtggggagcagcagcTTGGGGCTAAGCCACCCTTTCAGGGTGGGGTGTGTTTGTCTGGTTCTGCCAGATACTGCCGGCTCAGAACTCATTCCCACCCTCCACTTAGTTAACTCTTTCATGCGAGCCTTCCTCTGGTCTGCTGACCACCTTTTGGCGATTTACACGTCTTATCTGCCAGCAGCACTTCTGCCGTTGTTACGTGCCCCGCCACCTTCAACACCGCTTCTAATCCTTCCAGCACCTTGTCTCTGCACAGCCCAAATCAGACTCAGCTCCTCTGCTGATGAACTAACTCCATGCCAAGGGtagagcctggagaagagcacaCCTCCGAGTCGTTCCTTGTGCTCCGAAGACGGGACTGCGGCTGTCCCTCAGTGTTTTCACTGTCTCTCGGTAAGCAGATGCTATCTTGGtatcttttctcctcctcacgTAAATACAGAACTGTCTGCAGGTATGACAGAGCCTGTCTGTGGCTGTTATCGGGATCTGATCAGATGCTCGCCGGCATACCAAGCCCTCCTGCCAgatgttattttacatttcaaaggcAGAGCTACAAACAGCTCTGCTACTAAGATCAAGCGTGTGGCTCCTAGGCTTAATCGGAGGATAAACTGGCTGGCTCAAACAGCCCCTCGCCCGCTGTCCTAGCCCTCGCCTACAGCAAGTGCAGCCAGCCACGAGAGCACCACGCTCTCCTACGCTGCCGGAGCTGCTTCAGATAGGGAGGCCCCAGGATTGTCTCCTGCAAGCAAGGATTCCCATCAGAAACACCACTCCAGCTGCAGCGCAGCACCCTCTGCGCGCCTTGCCGGCGCTGGTAGAGTCGGGCCTTACCTGCTGCCGCCACCACGATATCAGCGCGGATCGTGTGTTGCTTCAGCTGCTCCTTGGGAGTGTAGCGGTGGGATATTGTGACTGTGGCGTCACCTGCAAGAGTGGTTACACGGAGCTTTTGAATTCACATAAACTACCCAAACCCAGCCGCTTCTCTGAATCTTCTCCTTCGAGATCACCCGTGTATTTATCGGGAACATCAGAGCCTGATGACAAACCCCAGGGAACAGCCCACGAAGTCAGAGGGAGGGATCTGCTACAGAAGAGGACAAGGACTCACTGAAGAAGGCAGCTCCAAAATGTTACAAGACTATGTGCGGAGTTAACTCCTGAGCCTTGACCACAGCCCATGTGATGGGCCAGAGTCCCTAAGGCACGCCTGGGACTGGTTTAGGAGCCTGAAGAGGACAGCGTGACAGGCAGAGGGTTTCCTTCTGCAGCCAGGCGCCGAGGCCACCAAGCTCCTACCTCCCGGGCGCTCGTGCCTGCCGTCCGTATGCAGCAACATGGCGATGGGCATGCCCACGTTCTTCGACCTGCCAGCCACCACCACGTTCTTCCCCAGCGTTGGGATGCCTGCAGAGGACAAGACGGGagtcttaaaaaacaaacacaagctGGAGTTATGCCAGACAGCAGCTAAATACTGTAGCAGCAGCTTACCAGTTCTCTTAATGATCTCCCACACCCCCCACGGGGTAGCCGGCAGCATGGAGTACTGGTCGAGGCACATGCGCCCCACGTTTATTACATGGAAGCCATCAACATCTTTGTCTGGAGTCACAGCGTTGCAAATCTTGCGCTCATCGATATGTTctggaagagaacaaaaagctTTAACCCTAGAGGATCAGCCAAAAACCTGCTCGTTGCAGTCAGCCACAGCCCTGACCCGCCGCACCAGCCCCTTCACAGTTCGGAAGCTTGAAGCTACTCAAGACTTCCAGCAAGCTCAAGGCGAACGGCTCCCAGCAGAAAGGGACTGGAACCACTTTGGGACTCCAGCGTCACTAACGCTGAGAGGGTATTTATAGGCAGCCTCAGCGTCACAACCGAGTTCAAGCTTCTGGCTCTGAAAGCTGATACTCCCTACACAAGAATAGATTTCTGTGACCCCCAGCCACTTAACTCACACAGGCAGCTGCGTGACGGAGTAGCTGCATCAACTTCTTTAAGCTGCATCGTGGCAGTATGCCACCTCTCCTGTCACAGGATAGCCCCTGCGCCGCTCCTCCTTCTGGCACATACAAACCCTTAAAAGCTTTatgtaaaaaggaaacagatggAAATCTGGCTACTCACCGGGTAAAGGAAGCTGCACTAACAAGCCATCCACATTGGCATCGTTATTGAGTTTGCTGATCAAATCCAGTAGCTCCTCTTCAGTAACAGAAGCCGGCCTGAGGATGGTTTCACTGCTGATTCCTGCGCAATCATTGAAAGCGCCGCATTAGAGAGCCGCGTGTGCACAAGTGGCAGAGCAACTTTCTTAATGCATGCCGATTTAAGCTGCCCTGTTCATTGCTCTACCAAATCTGACGGGCACACGCCAAGGATTGTATGCTTTGTGTAACAACGAGCACTCTCCCGGCTGGAGACCTTCCCAAGTCTTGCGAGTTACGGTTAGGGACCATTAGCGTCGGTCTAATGACCTGGGAAAGACTATCTGAAAGCAGAGACCCTCCGAGTGCAGGGAGGGCTTGGAGAAACCTAACCGAAAAGCATGCTACGATGAAGACGCAACCGCATGTCCTGTGGTCCCTCTTGACACAGTAAGAAGGGGATGTTAGCCTAAAAATCTCAGCTCCAAAGGCGGCTTTGGCAGCACCCAAGGAGACATTAAACCATTCATTGCCCCTAACCCTTTTCAGCACATCTTCTCCAGAAGCATACTTGGCCGAACACCGAGCAGGACCTCGGCTCGCAAGATTGGAAGGCGTCAGAGGATAGCAAGGCTGCTGAACGATGACTGCATCTCAGGCAATTGAGGAAAGAAGGCAAATCAGAGCCCTGTCTATGCTTTATACGGCCCTAGGAAGACTGCAAATCCAAACTCCAGAGCTTGATGTGGCCCTCAACAATTCGAATGGTACAATGCGCACGTGAACCACGTTTAGTAACTACATCCCAGTACAACAACGAAGGCAGCCGAAAGAGTCACAGCAAATGCTGGGGCAAACGTGGACTGCCACGCAGCCGAGGTGAAAAGCTGCCAGATGGATGCATCCCAAAAAGCTTCCCTCAGCCTCCAGCGCAGAGGACTCCCAACTAAAGCAAGACAAAACAGTCACTTGCACAAGACATACCGACGTCAGCCGCcgctttggttttgttcagtaCGTAGGAGTGACTCGCTGGGTTTTCACCGACGAGAACAACGCTGAGGTGAGGTCTCTTGTTTCCAGCCGCTACCCACTGCTCAACCTCGTGACGGGCTTCCTGCCTGATCTGCCGGGCCAGCTTCCTTCCAGAAATCACAACCGCATCATCTCTGCAACAGATAAAGCATTACCAAAGCAGTCAGCATCATTAGGACCATCGAATCCAAGCTCTGTGCGACATAGACCAGGAAAAATGGATGCCAGCCACAAGCCAGGGCAGAAAAGGCTCTTTTACTCGAGCTTTGTACAAGCCTATTGCACCTTTACTCCCAGTCACGTTAAGCAGCGTATTTCAGTCTTCATCTGCAGCTTTGCTGCCCAAAGCCAGGATCGGCAAACAAAACTGCCAGAGGGACCAACTTATTTATGCAGCCTGATAAAGCGTACGCACTATTCTTCTCTGCAAGGCCAAGAGTCCGCGTGTATCATTTGCCTGGCACGTGTTTCAAGCTAAGATACTATTAGCTCCCATTTTTAGAAAGCTAGTCACCCATTCCTTGCAAAGGCATGACAGCTTCACTACAAAGGACTTACACGAAGCAGAACTCACTCCACTTAAGCGGAGCTTCCACTGCCGAAGAGGTCTATCAAGTAATTCTGGCTCGCTGGACACAGCGCGGGAGGCGCAGCGTGCCGTGCTTCTGTACCGAGTGCTGTTCCCGGAGATCCTAGTCCCCCACAAATTCCTCGGCGAGACCGTCGGCCCATCGAGCACAGCACACACCTTGCGCAAGCCAGTCTCGTGCCCTCCCCTGCTCAAGGAATTGCTGCCACGGCTACAGTCGTGTCTTCAGGCTGTTAAAGCTGGGCTGGGGGTACGTGGTTTCTCCCCCTCTGACAGACTCCAACACCTAGCTGGAGTAGAAGGGACATTTGCCCGTTCGAACCCCGTCAAAACAGCTCTTGGCATACGTTTCTGGTCTAAACTGGTAACGGGAATATTCAGTCACTGCCAAATACATTCCAGGCAACTGGACACCCTGCAGTATATAGAAAGGCTAGCTTGACCTACAGCTAGCTGGGAGGCCACAGCTGCCTGTCCCCACTCGCAACAGGCTGTCCACACTGCTCAcgcttgggtttttttttttcttcaggttatCACCTTAACTCTTATTTGAACGTCATTCTCATTCGCTAATCCCTTTGTGAGAGGATTCACCTTCACAAGGTTCGCTTCTAGACTTCCCGACAGCATTCAAGCCTTGCTTTGCTGCAAGGCCTCATGACGAGCACCTTACTCACTTGCCCCATTATTCCTACCTCTGAGCCGGAGCAGGCAAAGACGCTCCCTGCAGTGTTACTGTCATTTATGGTGATTTATGGTGCCTTCCATAAATGGACCAGCCCATTTCTGAAGCAATCACCAAGCAATACGCATCACAACTCCATAAGCTATTCAACTTGCCACAGGAATCCAGGAGACGACTAACCCACGGGAGAGAGCCCGACAGCACCGAGCGCAGTTTCCAACCCTCCCTGCGCCCCCCCAATCCAACGGGAGCGAGCTGAATTGCTGCAGTTTCTCCTCAAAAAATTCCATCAACTGCCTTGTGTACAGACCTTCTCCTACCAGAATCCCACGTTAAGTCCaacactgctgttttctgaCCTTCTCTAGGTATAATCCTGATCCCGGAGCTCTCGGGACAGCTCCCACTGGGGAGAACCACCTCGACAGCCGCTCCAGACCCGCGCCTGCACAGGACAGCCACAAGGTACTATCCCAGGTAGGAAAGCCTTTTGCCAAAGTACTTACTCAGAGATGCAGAGGCTCTTTTGTGCTTTCTTAATCCCCGCCCTACTTAAATATGGAGTTTTCCCCATTTACTGCGAATTAAACATTACTTCATCCCTAATAGCAATCGCCCCAGTCAAACCTAGTTAACAATAACCAGTAAAACCCCATCCCAGACCAGCACAGCCCACAGGCTTTCTAATTCTTACATTTTACCTACAGAGCTAAACCTGCGCTAAACTACTGTACGCCCGCTTAGATGTAAAAGGAATTATTACGAGTGTCTGGCAAGCTAAGGAAAGAATTCGTTTAAATCACAGACACCTTATGCCAAGAACCTACCTGAATCTTCCCCTTACTTAAGCTTGAGGTCAGGGTGCCCGGCCTGGGGTTCCAAAGGATGGGGAGAAGCATCAGCCCCCCCCCTTTGAGCTACAGGGAAGCCAACATAAGAGCTCAGAGCCCTGTTTAGAGTAGGGAACAGCAGTGAAACCAAAGCAcccgagcagcagcagcagttagCAGTTCCCTCAAGGGCTGTTTCAGTGCATCAGAACGAAATCCACGGGAGGCTGGTGCAGAAATGGAAGGGGAAAGTCAGTTGGTGCACGGCCTGAGCCAGGGGCGGGATGCTCGGGGGTCTCTGGTCCCTCTCACACCGCTTAAATCCGGGGCTGGGCCCCGAGAGGCGGCTCTGGGGGTACGGGGAGAGCCCGGTAGAGCCGGTGCCCCCCCCACCCGGGGAGATGGGGAAGCTCCGCAAACGCGATGCAAGGCGAGAGCGGGATTTCATCAGCCTGCACCGCTCGAGGCGGCCACTGGGGGCCTGCCTCATTCATTCCCGGTACCGGCAGCGGTGAGCCGGGCCTCTACCCTGCTCcggtggaggggaaggggggggacacacacctACACACCAGGCCGggcctccccctcctcagcccgCCCCACGCCGGGATTGGGCGGAGGAGACGGGCGGGCCCCGCTTCCCCCCTCCACATAAACCCCCgccgggaccggggccgggcCGTACCTGGGCGCGCTGAGGTggaggcggcggccgcggggccgtAGCGCGGCGCGGCCGAGGCTGCGGAGCGGGCAGAGCGCGGTTGCCATGGCGACGGCGGGCGGCGATAAGCAGGCGCCGGGAAGCGGCAGTGCTCACCTCTGCCCCGCCCGCCGCCTTATATAGCGCGGAGGGTCTGGCCCCTCCCCTCCTCGCGGCCG includes:
- the MTHFD2 gene encoding bifunctional methylenetetrahydrofolate dehydrogenase/cyclohydrolase, mitochondrial; the protein is MATALCPLRSLGRAALRPRGRRLHLSAPRDDAVVISGRKLARQIRQEARHEVEQWVAAGNKRPHLSVVLVGENPASHSYVLNKTKAAADVGISSETILRPASVTEEELLDLISKLNNDANVDGLLVQLPLPEHIDERKICNAVTPDKDVDGFHVINVGRMCLDQYSMLPATPWGVWEIIKRTGIPTLGKNVVVAGRSKNVGMPIAMLLHTDGRHERPGGDATVTISHRYTPKEQLKQHTIRADIVVAAAGIPNLITADMIKEGAAVIDVGITRVQDPVTAKSRLVGDVDFEGVKKKASYITPVPGGVGPMTVAMLMKNTIIAAKKLLKPKELEALTA